Proteins from a single region of Fundulus heteroclitus isolate FHET01 chromosome 12, MU-UCD_Fhet_4.1, whole genome shotgun sequence:
- the atad1a gene encoding ATPase family AAA domain-containing protein 1-A, which translates to MLLKDLPREALLRPLSRNEVIGMVVRLSIFGAATYYSIKWVVEAMDPTSKQKNQAKKRAEELMRRIGVEGVKLTEYEMNIASLLVDPQTIKVSWKDIAGLDEIINELQDTVILPFQKRHLLPDSKLFQPPKGVLLFGPPGCGKTMIAKATAKASGCKFINLQASTLTDMWYGESQKLTAAVFSLAVKIQPCIIFIDEIESFLRNRSSLDHEATAMMKAQFMSLWDGLDTSPTTQVMVMGATNRPQDVDPAILRRMPSTFHVGLPNTRQREDILRLILAGENLSNAINLKEIAEKTEGYSGSDLRELCRDAAMYRVRDYVRKEHMRQIAQQLQDCQEEERAVDEDRLRPVTQLDLLFGLDKMQESKQATSIILPCVAEVPLD; encoded by the exons ATGCTGCTGAAAGATCTCCCCAGAGAAGCCCTGCTGCGGCCCTTGTCCAGGAATGAAGTGATAGGCATGGTGGTGAGGCTGAGCATCTTTGGTGCGGCCACATACTACAGCATCAAGTGGGTGGTGGAAGCGATGGACCCCACCTCGAAACAGAAGAATCAAGCCAAAAAAAGG GCAGAAGAGCTGATGAGGAGAATAGGTGTCGAGGGGGTCAAACTGACTGAGTATGAGATGAACATTGCGTCCCTCTTAGTTGATCCCCAAACTATTAAG GTGTCTTGGAAAGATATAGCAGGTCTGGATGAGATCATTAATGAGCTGCAGGACACCGTCATACTACCTTTTCAGAAAAGACACCTTTTACCAGACTCTAAACTCTTCCAGCCTCCTAAAG gtgttttattgtttggtcCTCCGGGATGTGGTAAGACCATGATTGCCAAGGCAACAGCCAAAGCCTCGGGATGCAAGTTTATCAACCTTCAGGCCTCCACGCTGACAGATATGTGGTACGGAGAGTCCCAGAAACTGACCGCCGCGGTCTTCTCTTTAGCTGTCAAAATTCAGCCCTGCATTATCTTCATTGATGAGATCG AGTCATTTCTAAGAAACCGCTCCAGTCTGGATCATGAGGCGACGGCCATGATGAAGGCCCAGTTCATGAGCCTGTGGGATGGGCTTGACACCTCTCCCACCACCCAG GTGATGGTGATGGGAGCCACGAACAGGCCACAGGACGTAGATCCGGCAATTCTGCGAAGGATGCCATCCACCTTTCATGTTGGCCTGCCA AACACAAGGCAAAGAGAAGACATCCTGCGGCTGATTTTAGCAGGAGAAAAT CTGAGCAACGCTATAAATCTGAAGGAGATTGCGGAGAAGACCGAAGGATACTCTGGCAGTGACCTCCGAGAGCTTTGCCGCGACGCTGCCATGTACCGGGTTAGGGATTACGTCCGCAAGGAGCATATGAGGCAGATCgcgcagcagctgcaggactgCCAGGAGGAGGAAAG GGCTGTTGACGAAGATCGGTTACGACCGGTGACGCAGCTGGACCTTCTCTTCGGCCTCGACAAGATGCAGGAATCCAAGCAGGCCACATCTATCATCTTACCCTGCGTAGCAGAGGTTCCTCTGGActga